The genome window CCTGGGGGTATCATTGTGGTCATTCTTCTTCATCAACACGATTACGTTGCCGTACTACCTGAGGAATGGGGAATTTGACAGGTTTCTTGTTAGGCCACTAGCACCCTTGGCTCAGATACTGCTAGATGGCCTTGATGAAGACTCAATTGGCGACATCGTGGTGAGTGTAGCATTGCTGTCAATTACCGTTCCACATACCTCGATATCCAAGTCCAGGCTGGTTTTGATCGCCCCACTACTCATATGTTCATGCCTCATATATGCAGGAATGTCGATACTCTTATCATCGTTGAACTTTGCATTTCAATCAAACGCCAACTATGCAAACATTACTATGCGCTTGTCTAGCTACGGGAACTATCCGCTTCGGATATTTCCCGTAGGACTAAGGGTTGTGTTTACGGCCGTTTTCCCAATTGGGCTGGCCTCGAGTGTTCCATTTCATATACTGAACCTGGTGAGTATGAAGACGGCCATTCTTTGGACGGCTGGACTACTAGCTATTGCAGTAGCCTACTTCTTTATGACGATGGCGATCTGGAATCGGCTCTTGAGGAGATATGCTAGTGTAGGATCATGAATGAACGCAAGGGGAAACCGCGGCGACAACTTTTGGAGGTTCTCTGGCCACCTGATGCGTATTCCGATGAAATCGGTTGTACATGATGTGAGGCTACTGATTGTCCGTGTGCTCTCTTTTCTTGGTGTCCTCGCAAGTCTAGTCTGGGTCCTCCTTCCGAATGGGGAATACGACTTCCAGTGGCGTTGGGATCGCGTCATTCTCTTCCTAACAGCACTAACGGCATTCGTCGGTAGTGAAGGCGCAGATATTCGCCGGAGCGCCAGACGAAGCCACCCACGTGACGTAACCCTCGCTGACGAGTTCTTCAAAGCACTGCCTCCAGGCGGGACAGTGAGGTTCCTGAGAGTACATGATTTCGGAGGCACGTTTCGCCGCCACGACACAGAGCAGCTGTTCCGTTTTATTCATGACTGGGACGAACCTGACAAGGAGTTCATTGACACCGTGATAGAGAGACGGCGGAAGGAGCTTCTACGTACCGGCAAGGAACTGCACGGGTCAATCGGTGAGTATACATTCACCTTTCTTGACGACAGGCAGTCGGTTGCACCCAAAGTCCCGCAAGACAGACCGCGTTCTGAGTCTGACATAAGGCGCGCAGAGGCCCTAAATGAAGCCGCAACACGATTTGTCGAGAAGTATGATGAATTCTGCCGGCTAGTGCGCAGGAGGATACACGAGTGATTCGTGTGCCGGACCAGTTTATCAGGCGCATCCAGCAGACAG of Clostridia bacterium contains these proteins:
- a CDS encoding ABC-2 family transporter protein, which encodes MISLLREVRHSFCVFAAYLRIGFRSIAYNTGDFSVGIVTIVFENALSLVLLSFVYMRVDRVAGWPIHDLLFLYAFNSLGVSLWSFFFINTITLPYYLRNGEFDRFLVRPLAPLAQILLDGLDEDSIGDIVVSVALLSITVPHTSISKSRLVLIAPLLICSCLIYAGMSILLSSLNFAFQSNANYANITMRLSSYGNYPLRIFPVGLRVVFTAVFPIGLASSVPFHILNLVSMKTAILWTAGLLAIAVAYFFMTMAIWNRLLRRYASVGS